One stretch of Cottoperca gobio chromosome 18, fCotGob3.1, whole genome shotgun sequence DNA includes these proteins:
- the paqr9 gene encoding membrane progestin receptor epsilon: MLLDCGQSLPLLRHTDVPSRVKENFILTGYRFPNYSLRDCLLSAFRPTNETGNFWTHFLPVFIFSYYFVEVFGWEGAPHGDAPFFYPLWNYFIGVFCLLMASSMAHLLNSMSLVVREVCFFVDYGTISSYTVGSSLAYYYYIHPRAGIVETGGNNGSQMDLKQEPTGSFMSSYAIPDFCVFFENFYIPSACLVAIICVLSCCNTRQRWRRHRYLIRTLVFLLPFLISSTPVFYRLLTRSPYSATSSSFVASTSTANFFYRHCLWLLVSAVFNISKFPERLAPGRFDIWGHSHQWFHCCTFLSILDELHMIKTEVKAILLSPTLLLPPATLSHLPGPTIASTYGVMLLLQTTIISIIVWFSWHANCIDGPQSDQLAKEHPKKHVKCH, from the coding sequence ATGCTACTGGACTGTGGTCAGTCGTTACCTCTTCTGAGGCATACGGATGTGCCGTCTCGGGTCAAAGAAAACTTCATCCTGACTGGCTACCGCTTCCCAAACTATAGCCTGAGGGATTGCTTACTATCAGCATTCAGGCCCACCAATGAAACCGGAAACTTTTGGACACACTTCctccctgtttttattttttcatactATTTTGTGGAGGTGTTTGGTTGGGAAGGTGCGCCTCATGGCGATGCCCCGTTCTTCTATCCGTTGTGGAACTACTTTATCGGGGTGTTCTGTCTGTTAATGGCTAGCAGCATGGCCCACTTGCTCAACTCAATGTCCCTGGTGGTAAGAGAAGTCTGCTTCTTTGTGGATTACGGCACTATCAGTTCCTATACAGTTGGCTCATCGTTGGCATACTACTACTATATCCACCCTCGGGCAGGGATTGTGGAGACAGGAGGCAACAATGGCTCCCAAATGGACTTGAAACAGGAACCCACAGGATCTTTTATGTCATCCTATGCAATCCCAGATTTCTGTGTGTTCTTTGAGAACTTCTACATCCCGTCCGCCTGTCTTGTAGCAATCATTTGCGTATTATCTTGTTGTAATACTCGCCAGAGGTGGAGGCGGCATCGATACCTCATCCGAACCCTTGTTTTCCTCCTCCCGTTCCTCATCTCTTCCACGCCAGTCTTCTACCGACTCCTCACCAGATCGCCTTATTcagccacctcctcctccttcgtgGCATCAACCTCAACTGCCAACTTCTTCTATCGCCACTGCCTCTGGCTACTGGTGTCAGCCGTCTTCAACATCAGCAAGTTCCCCGAGCGGCTAGCCCCGGGTCGCTTCGATATCTGGGGGCACAGCCACCAGTGGTTCCACTGTTGCACGTTTTTGTCCATCCTTGACGAGCTCCACATGATCAAGACTGAGGTGAAGGCAATCCTGCTCAGTCCGACTCTGTTGCTTCCCCCTGCCACCCTTTCCCACCTACCTGGACCTACCATAGCTTCCACCTACGGGGTGATGCTCCTCCTGCAGACCACCATCATCTCCATCATCGTGTGGTTCTCCTGGCATGCCAACTGCATCGACGGACCCCAGAGTGACCAGCTAGCAAAGGAACACCCCAAGAAACACGTGAAATGCCAttga